In Listeria monocytogenes, the following proteins share a genomic window:
- a CDS encoding SDR family oxidoreductase: MTIKNKVIIITGASSGIGEATALLLAEKGAKVVLAARRVEKLEKIVQTIKASSGEAIFAKTDVTKREDNKKLVELAIETYGKVDAIFLNAGIMPNSPLSALKEDEWEQMVDINIKGVLNGIAAVLPSFIAQKSGHIIATSSVAGLKAYPGGAVYGATKWAVRDLMEVLRMESAQEGTNIRTATIYPAAINTELLETITDKETERGMTSLYKQYGITPDRIASIVAYAIDQPEDVNVNEFTVGPTSQPW, translated from the coding sequence CTTACTTTTAGCTGAAAAAGGAGCGAAAGTGGTTCTTGCTGCTCGTCGCGTGGAAAAGCTGGAAAAAATTGTTCAAACCATTAAAGCGAGTTCAGGCGAAGCAATTTTTGCCAAAACGGATGTGACAAAACGCGAAGACAATAAGAAATTAGTAGAATTAGCGATTGAAACATACGGAAAAGTAGATGCAATCTTTTTAAATGCGGGAATCATGCCGAATTCGCCATTATCGGCTTTAAAAGAAGACGAATGGGAGCAAATGGTTGATATCAATATTAAAGGCGTACTGAATGGAATTGCCGCAGTTTTGCCTTCTTTCATCGCTCAAAAATCAGGACATATCATCGCCACTTCTTCTGTAGCAGGATTAAAAGCATATCCCGGCGGCGCAGTATATGGCGCGACTAAATGGGCAGTCCGTGACCTAATGGAAGTATTACGAATGGAGTCAGCCCAAGAAGGAACCAACATCCGCACCGCGACCATTTATCCAGCAGCTATCAATACGGAATTACTAGAAACAATCACGGATAAAGAAACTGAACGAGGAATGACGAGCTTATACAAACAATACGGCATCACACCTGATCGTATCGCGAGCATTGTTGCGTATGCTATCGATCAACCCGAAGACGTCAACGTAAATGAATTCACAGTAGGTCCAACCAGCCAACCGTGGTAA